One Hordeum vulgare subsp. vulgare chromosome 4H, MorexV3_pseudomolecules_assembly, whole genome shotgun sequence DNA window includes the following coding sequences:
- the LOC123449245 gene encoding protein SHORT HYPOCOTYL IN WHITE LIGHT 1-like gives MATIACHLPPLLPGPAIRHHRHLQPSPPPFNRHLRTPPPIRLLRAARRRHPDAVVVVPDARPWVGDLSGAASYRDGREEDGDEEEDADEDDDDRSLDLLARFLHSVFRKASRRARRAARSVLPPSVPAELVKFSVNGVLVLTFLWILKGLLEVVCTFGSMVFISILLVRGIWSGVTYIRENRYSYIQQLKDDDSRWSRVQPAG, from the exons ATGGCGACCATCGCCTGCCAcctcccccctctcctccctggccccGCCATCCGGCACCATCGCCACCTTCAGCCGTCCCCGCCCCCCTTCAATCGGCACCTCCGCACCCCGCCCCCGATTCGCCTCCTAcgcgccgcccgccgccgccatccCGACGCCGTCGTTGTCGTCCCGGACGCCCGCCCCTGGGTCGGCGACCTGTCAGGAGCCGCTTCCTACCGGGACGGGAGGGAGGAAGAtggagacgaggaggaggacgcggacgaagacgacgacgaccgcAGCCTGGACCTCCTGGCCCGGTTCCTGCACTCGGTGTTCAGGAAGGCCTCCCGCCGCGCGCGCCGCGCCGCCAGGTCCGTGCTGCCGCCCTCCGTCCCCGCTGAGCTG GTGAAGTTCTCGGTCAATGGCGTGCTGGTTCTCACCTTCTTGTGGATCCTGAAGGGGCttcttgag GTGGTGTGCACATTTGGAAGCATGGTGTTTATAAGCATCCTTCTTGTTCGAGGGATATGGTCTGGAGTAACTTACATCAGAGAAAACCGATACAGCTATATCCAACAGCTCAAGGACGATGACAGCCGGTGGAGCAGAGTACAGCCCGCCGGTTGA